A genomic window from Elaeis guineensis isolate ETL-2024a chromosome 3, EG11, whole genome shotgun sequence includes:
- the LOC109505588 gene encoding LOW QUALITY PROTEIN: receptor kinase-like protein Xa21 (The sequence of the model RefSeq protein was modified relative to this genomic sequence to represent the inferred CDS: inserted 1 base in 1 codon), translating to MEILFCSQGRWGKRMEVNTASMINVFVPLLLCVLVLETYQPPTATAVSTRRGNNATDRSSLLAFRSLISDDPLGSLASWNDSLHFCRWRGVTCGRRHPERVTALELDSLGLVGLLSPFLANLTFLQRISLSNNRFKGRIPKEFGRLRRLRYLNLTLNSLQGVIPSALGRCSELRVISLRDNALQGEIPSTLTFLSRLQIIDLWSNMLRGEIPSNLSHCQQLQEIKLRNNMLKGEIPAELGNLPRLTLLILGFNNLTGAIPPSLGNLPLLAVLDLPQNSLIGVIPPSLGNLSNLVYLSMYSNKLSGVIPPSLGSLPLLNTLDLTGNRLTGTIPPSLGNLSFLDGLGVAINNLHGGIPSSLGKLSSLTHLECSVNNLSGEIPASLGQLSSLIYLNLGQNKLSGSIPSSLYNLSAIINFGIYANQLSGTLPSDIGNALPNLQKFLVCVNQLTGPIPASLANASALQDIEFNFNSLTGTIPSSLGKLQSLYWLDVAGNQLEAKDITDWSFMMALTNCTNLQTLGVEYNMLGGRMPNSIANFSTRLEYLALDNNRISGVIPDGIGKLINLNYLDMGTNRLQGSLHAEIGKLWRLQYLSLGENMISGEIPSTLGNLTKMNTLYLQQNSLDGSIPSVFGNFKNLESLDLSSNKLTGAIPKEVMSLSSLSIFLDLSHNLLDGSIPSEVGDLQNIGKLDLSHNKLSGRLPGAIGECQILESLHMEFNLLEGEIPSSFSYLKGLQELDLSHNLLSGRIPIYLEGFIYLQSLNLSFNNFEGDVPKEGIFSNLSAISLSGNDRLCGGIPELHLPACSIETPGKRHKSFALKAIIISVAGVVFCLIILLFFFVTRKWIPKSRMKSLSIFRLRDMHVQVSYDELFRATNRFSSANLIGAGSFGSVYKGTIVDHGNERIVAVKVLNLQRYGACRSFMAECKALRHIRHRNLIKIFTSCSSVDHDGNDFKALVFEFMRNGSLDEWLHPNARDGHQSRSLSLIQRLNIAIDIASALEYLHHLGTTPIVHCDLKPSNVLLDDDLTAHVGDFGLARFLEQTHGESSQSSSSTVGIKGTVGYVPPEYGMGNQASTAGDMYSYGILLLEMFTGKRPIDDKFKDGLNLQKYVQMAFPEQVMDIIDPRLFSAEEHEEFIVPVIKCGXLCSKESPEERLEMTEVAKEMVAIRDKLLKGLNP from the exons ATGGAGATTCTCTTTTGCAGCCAAGGAAGGTGGGGGAAGAGGATGGAAGTGAATACTGCAAGCATGATCAACGTCTTCGTCCCCTTGTTGCTGTGTGTGTTGGTCCTAGAGACCTATCAGCCTCCTACCGCAACTGCTGTGTCCACCCGGCGTGGAAACAATGCAACCGACCGGTCCTCGCTCCTCGCCTTCAGGTCCCTGATATCTGATGATCCACTGGGGTCTCTGGCCTCATGGAATGACTCCCTCCATTTTTGCCGGTGGCGAGGTGTTACGTGCGGTCGCCGTCACCCGGAAAGGGTCACGGCCCTCGAACTCGACTCTCTCGGCCTGGTTGGTCTCCTATCACCTTTCCTCGCTAACCTCACCTTCCTCCAGAGAATCAGCCTTTCAAACAACCGGTTCAAGGGACGCATCCCGAAAGAGTTTGGTCGCTTGCGCCGGCTCCGATATCTCAATCTGACCCTCAACTCCCTCCAAGGAGTGATTCCATCCGCTCTGGGCCGGTGCTCCGAACTCAGAGTCATCAGTCTGAGGGACAATGCACTGCAAGGTGAGATTCCATCtactcttacctttctctcccgCCTTCAAATTATCGATTTGTGGAGCAACATGCTTCGAGGGGAAATCCCTTCCAATCTCAGCCACTGTCAACAACTTCAAGAAATTAAATTAAGGAACAACATGCTCAAAGGTGAGATCCCTGCAGAGCTCGGCAACCTTCCGAGGTTGACTCTGCTGATTTTAGGCTTCAACAATCTTACAGGGGCCATCCCGCCTTCTTTGGGAAACCTTCCCCTCCTGGCCGTTCTTGATCTCCCTCAAAACAGCCTTATAGGAGTCATCCCACCTTCACTCGGCAACCTCTCCAACCTGGTCTATCTTTCCATGTATAGTAACAAGCTATCTGGAGTCATACCACCTTCTTTGGGGAGCCTCCCCTTGCTGAATACCCTTGATCTCACGGGTAACCGCCTCACAGGAACCATCCCACCTTCTCTTGGGAACCTCTCCTTTCTGGATGGTCTTGGTGTTGCCATCAATAATCTCCACGGAGGCATCCCATCTTCCCTAGGGAAACTGTCCTCTCTCACTCATTTGGAATGCTCTGTGAACAATCTTTCGGGTGAGATTCCAGCTTCATTGGGACAACTCTCTTCTCTTATATATCTTAATCTTGGGCAAAACAAGTTATCAGGTTCCATACCTTCCTCCCTCTACAATCTCTCGGCCATCATTAACTTCGGCATCTACGCTAATCAACTCTCGGGCACTCTTCCATCAGACATTGGCAATGCTCTTCCcaaccttcaaaaatttttggtgTGCGTAAATCAGCTCACTGGACCAATTCCTGCATCTCTGGCCAATGCTTCTGCACTCCAAGACATCGAATTTAATTTTAACAGCCTCACCGGCACGATTCCTTCGAGCCTAGGAAAACTGCAGAGCCTTTATTGGCTTGATGTCGCCGGCAATCAACTAGAAGCGAAGGATATCACTGACTGGAGTTTCATGATGGCTTTAACCAACTGCACAAATTTGCAAACTTTAGGTGTAGAGTACAATATGCTTGGAGGCAGGATGCCCAATTCAATTGCCAATTTTTCCACGAGGCTGGAATATTTGGCGCTCGATAATAACCGGATATCGGGAGTAATACCTGACGGGATCGGgaagttgatcaacctaaattaccTTGATATGGGTACCAACCGTCTCCAAGGCAGTCTACATGCAGAAATTGGGAAGCTTTGGAGATTACAATACTTGTCTTTGGGGGAAAACATGATTTCCGGTGAAATTCCATCCACACTCGGTAACCTCACCAAAATGAACACATTGTACCTCCAACAAAATAGCTTGGACGGGAGCATTCCATCGGTCTTTGGCAACTTCAAAAATCTAGAGTCGTTGGACCTCTCATCTAACAAGCTCACTGGTGCCATACCGAAAGAAGTTATGAGCCTTTCTTCACTCTCGATCTTCCTAGACTTGTCTCACAATCTGTTGGATGGGTCCATACCCTCAGAAGTTGGTGATCTGCAAAATATTGGAAAGCTCGATCTCTCTCACAACAAATTATCTGGCCGGCTACCTGGCGCCATTGGTGAATGCCAGATCTTGGAAAGCCTCCATATGGAATTCAACTTGCTTGAAGGAGAAATTCCTTCCTCTTTTAGCTACTTAAAAGGGCTTCAGGAACTAGATCTTTCACACAACTTATTATCTGGTCGCATACCGATATACCTGGAAGGATTTATTTACCTACAGTCTTTGAATCTATCTTTCAACAATTTCGAGGGTGACGTGCCAAAAGAAGGGATATTCAGCAATCTGAGTGCGATTTCACTCAGTGGAAATGATCGACTTTGTGGTGGAATTCCTGAACTGCACTTGCCGGCCTGCTCTATTGAAACCCCTGGGAAAAGGCATAAATCTTTTGCACTCAAGGCAATCATTATTTCAGTTGCCGGTGTGGTTTTCTGTTTGATTATACTACTATTCTTCTTTGTTACTCGTAAATGGATACCAAAGTCTAGAATGAAATCGCTGTCTATATTTCGGTTGAGAGATATGCACGTGCAAGTATCTTATGATGAGCTTTTCAGAGCTACTAATAGATTCTCTTCAGCTAATTTGATAGGTGCAGGAAGTTTCGGTTCGGTCTATAAAGGAACAATTGTGGATCATGGTAATGAAAGAATTGTTGCCGTGAAGGTGCTCAACCTCCAACGGTATGGAGCTTGCAGGAGTTTTATGGCTGAATGCAAAGCCCTGAGACACATCCGACATCGAAACCTCATCAAGATCTTCACTTCGTGCTCGAGTGTAGATCACGATGGTAATGATTTTAAAGCTTTAGTTTTTGAATTCATGCGTAATGGGAGTCTAGACGAGTGGTTGCATCCGAATGCACGTGACGGTCATCAATCTAGAAGTTTAAGCCTCATCCAGAGGCTGAACATAGCCATCGACATTGCTTCTGCATTGGAGTATCTTCATCACCTCGGGACAACGCCAATTGTTCATTGTGATCTCAAGCCCAGCAATGTTCTTCTGGATGATGACTTGACTGCTCATGTGGGGGACTTTGGATTAGCAAGGTTTCTGGAACAAACACATGGTGAATCATCTCAGAGTTCAAGCAGCACAGTGGGAATCAAGGGAACAGTTGGTTACGTCCCTCCAG AGTATGGCATGGGCAACCAAGCATCTACAGCTGGGGACATGTACAGCTATGGAATTCTTCTGCTAGAAATGTTTACAGGAAAGAGGCCTATCGATGACAAATTTAAAGATGGCCTAAACCTTCAAAAATATGTTCAAATGGCCTTTCCAGAGCAAGTTATGGACATCATAGACCCCAGGTTGTTCTCAGCAGAGGAACATGAGGAGTTTATAGTTCCAGTAATCAAATGTG CTCTGTGCTCAAAGGAATCACCAGAAGAGCGATTGGAGATGACAGAGGTTGCCAAGGAAATGGTGGCAATAAGGGATAAGTTGCTCAAGGGACTGAATCCATGA